In the genome of Thermosphaera aggregans DSM 11486, one region contains:
- a CDS encoding OsmC family protein: MEIPKVEVTAKYTASNPNVVLKARSIVREASELPEFGGVGNDFTPLEYMLASLASCEAFMFGMFAKMLSKKMPIVEISVEGEFGIGEGVKSLRIKYHISGIEEETALAIINQVKTTCPIYNTLVKACEKIFEEVIVKPS; the protein is encoded by the coding sequence TGAAGTAACAGCTAAATATACTGCCTCAAATCCAAATGTGGTCTTAAAAGCTAGAAGCATTGTCAGGGAAGCAAGCGAACTTCCCGAGTTTGGAGGGGTAGGGAACGATTTCACCCCATTAGAGTACATGCTAGCTTCACTTGCTTCTTGTGAAGCATTCATGTTCGGCATGTTCGCGAAAATGTTGTCCAAGAAAATGCCTATTGTTGAAATAAGTGTTGAAGGCGAATTTGGAATTGGCGAGGGAGTTAAGAGCCTCAGAATAAAGTACCATATTTCAGGGATTGAAGAAGAGACAGCACTAGCAATCATCAACCAAGTCAAGACAACATGCCCAATTTACAACACCCTTGTGAAAGCCTGTGAAAAGATATTTGAAGAAGTGATCGTGAAGCCTAGTTGA